The Tripterygium wilfordii isolate XIE 37 chromosome 4, ASM1340144v1, whole genome shotgun sequence genome has a window encoding:
- the LOC119996866 gene encoding protein FAR1-RELATED SEQUENCE 5-like: MDGYPAGLEDARSLQPKDVVGMSFDTIEMAYNFYNAYAAAVGFSTRAQKVSRRRNGEVRMKEWCCSKEGKRRFVQPELAPNKRRCRDETRCRCLVRMRIVFDLTIAKWVVSMFVPEHNHPLTQPDFVRFLASHRTVTEGDMAQMMAMRASNIRPTHIMQYMSRQAGGVENVGFTRRDMYNAMQEHTRTQISTGDAQRALAFLDLKKTNDDGCFHEHTCDEDGRLKNLFWCDTSCRFDYACFGDVLAFDATYKTNLYNRPLVILIGVNNHHRTCFFGCSILIDETTTTYMWLLDTFLRAMGNKMPVSVITDGCKAMAAAIRAKLPNARHRLCEWHLERNCSANIHRGNFPNEVKSLFRHKEPETFDTAWHELLERHEIVGNPWAQEYLYDQRRMWCDAYLLGHFFAGQRTTQRCESINAHRHKFMGKRLHIYNLVEKFDSEFATIRDGDAEAEHETLHSTPLTVGPLSPLDSNAASIYTRVMYRKVKFQMALSHGVITVSDTVVGHTRVYTLSRYRCRGRNHVVTVNEHNGELKCSCLFFETNGYACRHLIHVLIQRDVGEFPPCLILKRWTRRAKEMAPDGGNNSIPLELAIKVRYGALTSFGNMAFRLASRTVESFNEAKITMLNMADKYRERTSTTDQTNVEGTEVPTIRDPAITVRPQRSTTTRATQSTLRKCSICKATGHDKRRCPSIITGNVREDGAITGDTAQPSTSRDPNLSSVNYGLHNWPASSHDSVEL, from the exons ATGGATGGTTATCCGGCTGGCCTGGAAGATGCACGCTCACTGCAACCGAAAGATGTAGTGGGCATGAGTTTTGACACTATTGAAATGGCGTACAATTTCTACAATGCATACGCGGCGGCTGTAGGTTTCAGTACAAGGGCACAAAAAGTATCAAGGCGACGAAATGGAGAGGTTAGAATGAAGGAATGGTGTTGTAGCAAAGAGGGTAAGAGGAGGTTTGTGCAGCCAGAACTAGCACCTAACAAACGCCGCTGCAGAGACGAGACAAGATGCAGATGCCTTGTAAGAATGCGGATAGTTTTTGATCTGACCATAGCAAAATGGGTTGTCTCAATGTTTGTGCCGGAGCACAATCACCCGCTTACGCAGCCAGACTTTGTGCGGTTCCTTGCCTCACATAGGACTGTAACTGAAGGTGATATGGCCCAGATGATGGCGATGCGCGCGTCGAACATACGACCAACTCACATAATGCAATACATGTCCAGACAGGCTGGAGGAGTAGAGAATGTCGGGTTCACGCGTAGAGACATGTACAACGCAATGCAGGAGCATACTAGGACACAAATTTCAACCGGCGATGCACAACGAGCACTGGCCTTTCTAGAtttgaagaaaacaaatgacGATGGTTGTTTCCATGAACACACATGTGATGAAGATGGACGGCTCAAAAATTTGTTCTGGTGTGACACATCATGTCGTTTTGATTATGCGTGTTTTGGGGATGTATTAGCATTCGATGCGACATACAAGACTAATCTCTACAATAGACCACTTGTGATATTGATAGGTGTAAACAATCACCATCGAACATGTTTCTTTGGATGTTCGATACTAATCGATGAAACAACAACAACGTATATGTGGCTCTTAGACACCTTTCTCCGAGCAATGGGGAACAAGATGCCGGTCTCTGTGATAACGGACGGATGCAAGGCAATGGCAGCAGCAATCCGAGCGAAACTACCCAATGCCCGTCATAGACTTTGCGAGTGGCATTTGGAAAGAAATTGTTCGGCTAATATACACAGGGGGAATTTCCCAAATGAAGTGAAATCATTGTTCCGTCATAAGGAACCAGAAACATTCGACACTGCTTGGCATGAGCTGCTTGAAAGACATGAGATAGTTGGAAATCCATGGGCACAGGAATACTTATACGATCAACGTCGAATGTGGTGTGATGCATATCTTTTGGGACATTTTTTTGCTGGCCAAAGGACGACGCAACGGTGCGAGTCAATTAATGCTCATCGTCATAAATTTATGGGAAAGCGATTACATATATACAATCTTGTGGAGAAATTTGACTCGGAGTTCGCAACTATAAGGGATGGTGACGCTGAGGCAGAGCACGAAACCTTACATAGTACACCATTAACAGTAGGACCTTTGTCACCGTTGGATTCTAATGCTGCATCAATATACACACGGGTCATGTATAGGAAGGTAAAATTTCAGATGGCCCTATCGCACGGTGTAATAACTGTGTCCGATACAGTGGTTGGTCACACGCGTGTGTACACGCTATCGAGGTATAGATGCAGGGGTCGCAATCATGTGGTAACTGTCAATGAACACAATGGAGAACTTAAGTGCTCATGCTTGTTCTTCGAAACAAACGGTTATGCGTGTCGTCACTTGATACACGTACTGATCCAGAGGGACGTCGGAGAGTTTCCACCATGTTTGATACTCAAGAGATGGACTAGGCGTGCCAAAGAGATGGCACCAGATGGAGGGAATAATTCAATTCCGCTTGAACTTGCCATCAAGGTGAGGTATGGGGCGTTAACTTCGTTTGGGAACATGGCATTTCGTTTGGCTAGCCGGACAGTGGAAAGTTTCAATGAGGCAAAAATAACAATGTTAAACATGGCCGACAA GTACCGCGAGCGAACCAGCACAACCGATCAGACAAATGTGGAAGGAACAGAGGTTCCTACAATCAGGGACCCAGCAATAACAGTGCGTCCACAGCGATCCACCACTACTCGGGCCACTCAAAGCACATTGCGCAAATGCTCTATTTGCAAGGCGACTGGTCATGATAAAAGGCGTTGTCCATCGATAATAACAGGAAATGTTAGAGAAGATGGTGCCATCACGGGGGATACGGCGCAACCATCCACCTCACGTGATCCAAACTTGAGCTCGGTGAATTAT GGATTACATAATTGGCCAGCTTCCTCTCATGACTCAGTCGAGCTTTAG
- the LOC119997760 gene encoding NAD(P)H-quinone oxidoreductase subunit M, chloroplastic, with product MAATSSYMASMKFSMTGWIGGRREVRKRGAFSISAQQEAAPVQESQQETTVKEEKPPTKQPTKLRPVEPQVNVKSKNMSREYGGQWLSSVTRHVRIYAAYIDPVTCEFDQTQMDKLTIILDPSDEFVWTGETCNMVYSYFQELVDHYAGAPLTEYTLRLIGSDIEHYIRKLLYDGVIKYNMDARVLNFSMGKPRIQFNNNNDIPSQNV from the exons ATGGCAGCTACTTCCTCTTATATGGCTTCAATGAAGTTTTCCATGACAGGATGGATTGGAGGGAGAAGGGAAGTGAGAAAGAGAGGTGCCTTTTCAATCTCAGCTCAACAGGAAGCAGCACCAGTCCAGGAATCACAGCAAGAGACGActgtaaaagaagaaaaaccacCAACAAAACAACCAACAAAACTAAGACCAGTGGAACCACAAGTGAATGTAAAGAGCAAGAACATGAGCAGGGAATATGGAGGTCAGTGGCTGAGCAGCGTCACACGCCATGTGAGGATCTACGCTGCATATATCGATCCTGTTACATGCGAGTTTGATCAAACCCAGATGGATAAGCTCACTATTATCCTTGATCCTTCCGATGAGTTTGTCTGGACTGGTGAAACTTGCAATATGGTTTATTCTTATTTCCAAGAGCTCGTGGATCATTACGCG GGTGCGCCGCTAACGGAATACACACTTCGTCTGATCGGTTCAGACATAGAACATTACATAAGGAAGCTGTTATATGACGGAGTTATTAAGTACAACATGGATGCAAGGGTACTGAACTTCAGCATGGGCAAGCCACGCATCCAGTTCAATAACAACAACGATATCCCGTCTCAAAATGTGTAG
- the LOC119996865 gene encoding uncharacterized protein LOC119996865, with amino-acid sequence MDERTSKGKLREEFNIVKIEIAEVKKKMNSIMEKIVEQSSDSGSDSDSSYDSDDQSEEPPYNSIEHVFSSPVLSSKKRSSSEVRRAEEVKTTKLVFNMGVSCAGDDTQGLDEMNPKSFYQKEQLTPTWRWDQYRVKSKVTKSYVFSGELKSDEVIIQMGHHVLTRMDLSSLEEGQHITDLVVDAAVWLYTGEGGWEANTDGWSYMPVVFAEYILKRSTETEAVDLKRMIRGTTDPCSCHDMFIPMRDGQQWYVVLVEFEDKKVRVFDAMWDEGATKRDADVRSVLAFCDDMYEKRYFPGNASNRKVKLSSMPIEIWRHASYEHTEDSGLAALSIIRDRTKSWWNNRVNMPTRTRVLMDLVYCFDNLNNNRGFYDSMCNWYKATKVQGEEHVKKRLQDVLGLPSVLFGEPSKEPSESDYDDC; translated from the exons ATGGATGAGCGTACATCTAAGGGAAAGCTCCGGGAAGAATTCAATATTGTCAAAATAGAGATTGCGGaggtgaaaaagaaaatgaattcgATCATGGAAAAAATAGTTGAACAAAGCTCTGACTCAGGTTCTGACTCTGACTCTTCTTACGATTCTGATGATCAATCAGAAGAACCACCGTATAATTCAATAGAGCACGTTTTTAGCTCACCTGTATTGTCCTCCAAAAAGAGATCTTCGTCGGAAGTTCGTCGAGCCGAAGAGGTTAAAACGACCAAG TTGGTGTTTAATATGGGCGTGTCATGTGCCGGAGACGACACTCAAGGATTAGACGAGATGAACCCCAAATCATTTTACCAGAAAGAACAG TTGACTCCCACCTGGCGTTGGGATCAATATCGAGTCAAGTCGAAGGTTACTAAAAGCTATGTCTTTAGTGGAGAACTAAAGTCCGA CGAAGTGATAATTCAAATGGGACATCATGTGCTGACCAGAATGGATCTGAGTTCTCTGGAAGAGGGACAACACATTACTGATTTG GTGGTTGATGCTGCTGTGTGGTTGTATACTGGCGAGGGTGGGTGGGAAGCTAACACAGATGGATGGTCATACATGCCTGTAGTGTTTGCT GAATATATACTAAAGAGATCGACAGAAACTGAGGCGGTTGATCTTAAACGGATGATTAGGGGGACTACTGACCCATGTAGTTGCCATGAT ATGTTCATTCCAATGCGTGATGGTCAGCAGTGGTATGTTGTTCTGGTTGAGTTTGAAGACAAGAAAGTGAGAGTATTTGATGCAATGTGGGATGAGGGGgcaaccaagagagatgcagaTGTCAGGAGTGTG CTTGCATTCTGTGACGATATGTATGAGAAACGTTATTTCCCTGGAAATGCTTCCAATCGAAAAGTCAAACTAAGTTCTATGCCTATAGAGATATGGCGCCATGCATCCTACGAACACAC TGAAGATTCTGGTTTGGCTGCATTGAGCATCATAAGGGACCGCACGAAGAGCTGGTGGAACAAT AGAGTAAACATGCCCACACGAACAAGGGTTCTGATGGATCTTGTGTACTGCTTCGACAATCTCAACAACAATCGGGGTTTCTACGACAGTATGTGCAATTGGTACAAGGCGACCAAGGTCCAAGGTGAGGAACACGTGAAGAAGCGACTGCAAGATGTGTTGGGATTGCCTTCCGTGCTCTTCGGGGAGCCCTCCAAGGAGCCctctgaatctgactatgaTGATTGTTGA